Proteins from a single region of Sebastes umbrosus isolate fSebUmb1 chromosome 8, fSebUmb1.pri, whole genome shotgun sequence:
- the anxa3a gene encoding annexin A3a isoform X1, whose protein sequence is MSLWDDLEDCVDTPSSFEAKNGERGTIKPKSNFDPGDDAVALRKAIEGMGTEEKVLIDILTHRSSAQRQQICEAYQEATGRTLVEDLKGDTSGDFGDLLVALASSPAVYDCHEVMRAMKGAGTADSVLIEIFASRSNEQIKALTDVYLEETEKKLTLDMRDEVSGDFSTALLLLAEGKRDDNTTVNNAKAKDDAKTLYEAGEKKWGTDESQFVEILCQRSIPQLRKTMVEYKNISGKTLQQSIEGEMSGELEELLVAIVKCVKSAPAYFAERLHESMKGGGTDESTLNRIMVSRSEIDLLDIRAEFKKLYEYSLHSAIESDLSGAHGDCVMAICGGDDE, encoded by the exons ATGTCTTTATGG GATGACTTGGAAGATTGTGTGGACACCCCGTCCTCGTTCGAAGCAAAA AacggagagagaggaaccaTCAAGCCCAAATCAAACTTTGATCCAGGAGACGATGCTGTCGCTCTGAGGAAGGCCATCGAAGGAATgg GCACCGAAGAGAAGGTTCTGATCGACATCTTGACCCATCGAAGCAGCGCTCAAAGGCAGCAAATCTGTGAAGCTTATCAGGAAGCCACCGGCAGA ACATTAGTGGAGGACCTGAAAGGAGACACCAGCGGTGACTTCGgggacctgctggtggcgctcgCCTCGTCTCCTGCAGTGTACGACTGCCATGAAGTGATGCGGGCCATGAAG GGAGCCGGGACGGCAGACAGCGTCCTCATTGAAATATTCGCCTCCAGATCCAACGAACAAATCAAAGCTCTCACTGACGTCTATCTGGAAG aaacagagaagaagTTGACCCTTGACATGAGGGATGAAGTTTCTGGAGACTTCTCCACCGCTCTGCTCCTCCTGGCCGAG gGCAAGAGGGACGACAACACCACAGTAAATAATGCGAAAGCAAAAGACGATGCCAAG ACCCTTTACGAAGCCGGGGAGAAGAAATGGGGCACCGATGAATCTCAATTTGTCGAAATCCTCTGCCAGAGAAGTATACCTCAGCTGAGAAAAA CTATGGTTGAATACAAGAACATCAGTGGAAAGACTCTGCAGCAAAGCATCGAAGGGGAGATGTCCGGGGAGCTGGAGGAGCTACTGGTGGCCATCG TGAAATGTGTGAAGAGCGCCCCGGCCTACTTTGCAGAGCGTCTGCATGAGAGCATGAAG GGTGGTGGAACAGACGAGTCCACTCTGAACCGGATCATGGTGAGCCGGTCTGAGATCGACCTGCTGGACATCAGAGCTGAGTTCAAGAAACTCTACGAGTACTCGCTGCACTCCGCCATCGAG TCGGATCTGTCGGGCGCCCATGGGGACTGTGTGATGGCCATCTGTGGAGGAGACGACGAATAA
- the anxa3a gene encoding annexin A3a isoform X3: MGTEEKVLIDILTHRSSAQRQQICEAYQEATGRTLVEDLKGDTSGDFGDLLVALASSPAVYDCHEVMRAMKGAGTADSVLIEIFASRSNEQIKALTDVYLEETEKKLTLDMRDEVSGDFSTALLLLAEGKRDDNTTVNNAKAKDDAKTLYEAGEKKWGTDESQFVEILCQRSIPQLRKTMVEYKNISGKTLQQSIEGEMSGELEELLVAIVKCVKSAPAYFAERLHESMKGGGTDESTLNRIMVSRSEIDLLDIRAEFKKLYEYSLHSAIESDLSGAHGDCVMAICGGDDE; encoded by the exons ATgg GCACCGAAGAGAAGGTTCTGATCGACATCTTGACCCATCGAAGCAGCGCTCAAAGGCAGCAAATCTGTGAAGCTTATCAGGAAGCCACCGGCAGA ACATTAGTGGAGGACCTGAAAGGAGACACCAGCGGTGACTTCGgggacctgctggtggcgctcgCCTCGTCTCCTGCAGTGTACGACTGCCATGAAGTGATGCGGGCCATGAAG GGAGCCGGGACGGCAGACAGCGTCCTCATTGAAATATTCGCCTCCAGATCCAACGAACAAATCAAAGCTCTCACTGACGTCTATCTGGAAG aaacagagaagaagTTGACCCTTGACATGAGGGATGAAGTTTCTGGAGACTTCTCCACCGCTCTGCTCCTCCTGGCCGAG gGCAAGAGGGACGACAACACCACAGTAAATAATGCGAAAGCAAAAGACGATGCCAAG ACCCTTTACGAAGCCGGGGAGAAGAAATGGGGCACCGATGAATCTCAATTTGTCGAAATCCTCTGCCAGAGAAGTATACCTCAGCTGAGAAAAA CTATGGTTGAATACAAGAACATCAGTGGAAAGACTCTGCAGCAAAGCATCGAAGGGGAGATGTCCGGGGAGCTGGAGGAGCTACTGGTGGCCATCG TGAAATGTGTGAAGAGCGCCCCGGCCTACTTTGCAGAGCGTCTGCATGAGAGCATGAAG GGTGGTGGAACAGACGAGTCCACTCTGAACCGGATCATGGTGAGCCGGTCTGAGATCGACCTGCTGGACATCAGAGCTGAGTTCAAGAAACTCTACGAGTACTCGCTGCACTCCGCCATCGAG TCGGATCTGTCGGGCGCCCATGGGGACTGTGTGATGGCCATCTGTGGAGGAGACGACGAATAA
- the anxa3a gene encoding annexin A3a isoform X2, whose amino-acid sequence MSLWDDLEDCVDTPSSFEAKNGERGTIKPKSNFDPGDDAVALRKAIEGMGTEEKVLIDILTHRSSAQRQQICEAYQEATGRTLVEDLKGDTSGDFGDLLVALASSPAVYDCHEVMRAMKGAGTADSVLIEIFASRSNEQIKALTDVYLEETEKKLTLDMRDEVSGDFSTALLLLAEGKRDDNTTVNNAKAKDDAKTLYEAGEKKWGTDESQFVEILCQRSIPQLRKTMVEYKNISGKTLQQSIEGEMSGELEELLVAIVKCVKSAPAYFAERLHESMKGGGTDESTLNRIMVSRSEIDLLDIRAEFKKLYEYSLHSAIESDCGGEYEKTLLKICGGDDD is encoded by the exons ATGTCTTTATGG GATGACTTGGAAGATTGTGTGGACACCCCGTCCTCGTTCGAAGCAAAA AacggagagagaggaaccaTCAAGCCCAAATCAAACTTTGATCCAGGAGACGATGCTGTCGCTCTGAGGAAGGCCATCGAAGGAATgg GCACCGAAGAGAAGGTTCTGATCGACATCTTGACCCATCGAAGCAGCGCTCAAAGGCAGCAAATCTGTGAAGCTTATCAGGAAGCCACCGGCAGA ACATTAGTGGAGGACCTGAAAGGAGACACCAGCGGTGACTTCGgggacctgctggtggcgctcgCCTCGTCTCCTGCAGTGTACGACTGCCATGAAGTGATGCGGGCCATGAAG GGAGCCGGGACGGCAGACAGCGTCCTCATTGAAATATTCGCCTCCAGATCCAACGAACAAATCAAAGCTCTCACTGACGTCTATCTGGAAG aaacagagaagaagTTGACCCTTGACATGAGGGATGAAGTTTCTGGAGACTTCTCCACCGCTCTGCTCCTCCTGGCCGAG gGCAAGAGGGACGACAACACCACAGTAAATAATGCGAAAGCAAAAGACGATGCCAAG ACCCTTTACGAAGCCGGGGAGAAGAAATGGGGCACCGATGAATCTCAATTTGTCGAAATCCTCTGCCAGAGAAGTATACCTCAGCTGAGAAAAA CTATGGTTGAATACAAGAACATCAGTGGAAAGACTCTGCAGCAAAGCATCGAAGGGGAGATGTCCGGGGAGCTGGAGGAGCTACTGGTGGCCATCG TGAAATGTGTGAAGAGCGCCCCGGCCTACTTTGCAGAGCGTCTGCATGAGAGCATGAAG GGTGGTGGAACAGACGAGTCCACTCTGAACCGGATCATGGTGAGCCGGTCTGAGATCGACCTGCTGGACATCAGAGCTGAGTTCAAGAAACTCTACGAGTACTCGCTGCACTCCGCCATCGAG tctgaTTGCGGAGGGGAATATGAAAAGACTCTGCTTAAAATTTGTGGAGGAGATGATGATTAA